TGTCCGCGCTGGCCGGGCCATCGGTGCTGCTGGGCTGGATCGCCGGTGCGTTGCTGTGCCTGTGCGACGGGCTGGTCTGGGCTGAGCTGGGTTCCACCATTCCCGAGTCCGGCGGCCCCTACCACTACCTGCGCGAGGCCTATGGGCGCGACAAGGCCGGGCGCCTGTTCGGGTTCCTGTACCTCTGGCAGACCCTGCTCACGGCGCCGTTGTCGATCGGCTCGGCGGCGGTGGGCTTCGCACAATACGTGGGTTTCCTGATCCCGTCGCTGGGCGACACGGGCCGCGCGCTGATCGCCGCGGGGTTGTGCCTGGTCAACACCGCGGTGCTTTACCGGCGGGTCGGGCAGATCCAGCGGCTGTCGGTGTTCGTCAGCGCCATCGTGGTTGCGGCCTGCGCCTGGATCGTCTTCAGCGGCATCACCCATTTCGACATGGCGGTGGCCCGCGGTTTCTTCGAAACGAAGATGCCCTCGTCGCACGGCTTCTGGCTGGGGCTGGGCGCCGTGTCGCTGATCGCCGTCTACGATTACGGTGGCTACAACAACGTCTGCATGCTCGGCGGCGAAGTCAGGAATCCGCGGCGCACCATCCCCATGGCGGTGCTGGTCTCCATTCCGCTGGTGGCGGTGCTCTACATGGGCCTCAACCTGAGCATCCTGGGCGTGTTGCCCTGGGCGCAGGCAGCGCATTCCAAGGCGGTCGTCGCCGACTTCATGCAGGCGATCCACGGGCATACCGGGGGCACGCTGGCGGTGCTGCTGATCCTGCTGGCCAGTTGGGGCTCCGCGCTGGTGGTGCTGCTGGGGTACTCGCGTGTGCCGTATGCGGCCGCGGCCGATGGCCAGTTCTTTCCCGTGTTCGCGCGGCTGCATCCGCGCGGGGGTTTTCCCACGGTGTCGCTACTGTTCGTCGGCGCCACCTCGGCCGCAGCGTGTTTCCTCTCGCTGGAGCACCTGATCGCCACGTTGATGGTGACGCAGATCCTGTTCCAGTACATCGCGCAATGCTTCGCCGTGGTCGCCCTGCGGCGCCGGCGTGCCGCGCCGGATGTGTTCCGCATGCCGTTGTATCCGTTGCCGCTGGTGATCAGCGTCGTCGGCTGGCTGTACCTGGTGGCGACGGCGGAAACCTCGTCGATCGTGGCCGCCGTGGTGGCGGTGTTCGCCGGCACCCTTCTTTTCCTGTGGCAAGCACGGAGGACACAGACGTGGCCCTTTCTCCCTCGCTGAAATCGTGGGACGTGGCCGTGGTCGGCGAGATCTACGCCGATCATGTGTTCAGCGGCTTTCCCGCGTGGCCCGGTCCCGGCGAAGAGGTGATCGCGCAGCACTACGTGCGTGAGCTCGGCGGCGGCACGGTCAACACGGCCTGCGCGCTGTCGCGCCTGGGTCGCCGCGTGCGCCTGGTCGGCGTGATCGGCGAGGCCGACCTCGACTGGTTCGAGGGTCGCCTGGCCGAGTTCGGCGTCGGCATGGATGGTATCCGCCTGGGCAGCGACGGCACCGGGATCACGGTCAGCGTCTCCACCGTTGAAGACCGTTCGTTCTTCACCTACCCGGGCGTGAACCGCGCACTGCCCGAACTGCTGGCCACGGCCGAGATCGTCGCCGACCTGGCCACGGCACGGCACGTGCATTTCGCCATGCCGTTGCCGCGCGACCTCGCCTCCACCCTGCTTCCGCTGTTGCGTCAGGCCGGCTGCACCACGTCGCTTGACGTCGGCTACAGCCCGGACTGGCTGCGCGACCCGGCCAACCACGCCAGCTGCCGCGACGTCGACCTGTTCCTGCCCAACGAGAAAGAGGCCGCGCTGGTGGCCGGCAGCGCTGCCCCCTCGGCCTACGAGGCCTGGTGCGCGTCGGTCGGCATCGGCCTGGCCGTCATGAAGCAGGGCGCCCAGGGTGCGTGGATCGCCGATGCGCGCGGCCTGCGCCGCGTACCGGCGCCGCGCATCGTGGCGGTCGATTCCACCGGCGCGGGCGATGCCTTCGACGCTGGCGTGATCGACGGCCTGCTCGATAACGAACCCATCGACGGCTGCGTCGAGCGTGGCTGCCTTTGCGGCGCCCTGTGCACGACCGCGCCCGGCGCCCTTGCATCGCTTCCCCATCCCACGCACTTGAGGACCCTCCGTGAGCAAACGTACGGATCGTAAGATCGCATTGATCGGAGGCGGCGGTGTCCGCTCTCCCCTGGTAGTGTTCGGCGTCAACGAGGCGGCCGAGGCACTCGGCGCGTCCGAGATGGTGCTGTACGACCCGGACCCCGCGCGCCTGCGCATCATGGTCGACCTGGGCAAGGCCGTGATCCGCCGGTTCGGTGGCGACCTGCGACTACGCGGCGCCACCTCGCTGGAAGACACCATCGAAGGCGCCGATTTCGTGCTC
This DNA window, taken from Luteibacter sp. 9135, encodes the following:
- a CDS encoding APC family permease, whose translation is MSAVGRLRTPASGSPADATGVPPRAIGFWGGLSANVLNMIGIGPFVTIPLALSALAGPSVLLGWIAGALLCLCDGLVWAELGSTIPESGGPYHYLREAYGRDKAGRLFGFLYLWQTLLTAPLSIGSAAVGFAQYVGFLIPSLGDTGRALIAAGLCLVNTAVLYRRVGQIQRLSVFVSAIVVAACAWIVFSGITHFDMAVARGFFETKMPSSHGFWLGLGAVSLIAVYDYGGYNNVCMLGGEVRNPRRTIPMAVLVSIPLVAVLYMGLNLSILGVLPWAQAAHSKAVVADFMQAIHGHTGGTLAVLLILLASWGSALVVLLGYSRVPYAAAADGQFFPVFARLHPRGGFPTVSLLFVGATSAAACFLSLEHLIATLMVTQILFQYIAQCFAVVALRRRRAAPDVFRMPLYPLPLVISVVGWLYLVATAETSSIVAAVVAVFAGTLLFLWQARRTQTWPFLPR
- a CDS encoding carbohydrate kinase family protein translates to MALSPSLKSWDVAVVGEIYADHVFSGFPAWPGPGEEVIAQHYVRELGGGTVNTACALSRLGRRVRLVGVIGEADLDWFEGRLAEFGVGMDGIRLGSDGTGITVSVSTVEDRSFFTYPGVNRALPELLATAEIVADLATARHVHFAMPLPRDLASTLLPLLRQAGCTTSLDVGYSPDWLRDPANHASCRDVDLFLPNEKEAALVAGSAAPSAYEAWCASVGIGLAVMKQGAQGAWIADARGLRRVPAPRIVAVDSTGAGDAFDAGVIDGLLDNEPIDGCVERGCLCGALCTTAPGALASLPHPTHLRTLREQTYGS